GCGAAGTAGCGGTCCCGCTCGACCGGCACCGCGCGCCCCTGCCGCGCGGCGAGCCGCAGTGCATCCGCCGCGCCACGGAGGCCCAGCGCCGCCTCGAGTTCCGGGATGGTCGGCGGGGTAAGGCCGCCCGCCTCCACCGCCCGGACCAGCCGGTCGAGCGCGGCGTCCCCACCCGCGGCCGTGGCCCGGAACTCGGCATCGCGCACCAGGCCGCCGGCTGAGACGAGACGCCCCAGCGCCAGCAGCCGGTCCAGTGCCGCCACGCCCGCCGCGCCAAAGCCGGTCATCGCCTGCCGCAGCGTCTCGAGCGGCAACCCGGATTCGGCGGCGTGCAGTTTGTGAAAGGCCGTCACCCGGCGTAACGCGTCGGTGGCCGCCTCCTCCACGCGCCCCGCCGCGACGAAGGCCCCGTCGGCGCTGAGGAGGCCTGCGTCAGCGGCCAGCGGTTCGACCTCCTCGGGCCGGACGCCAAGGCGGATCGGCAGGTCGCCGATCCTGACCCCGCCGGGCTCGCGGACCACCAGTGCCCGCAGGCGCTCCGCCGGGGTGTGCACCGGGGTCCCCGGGTCCCAGAGTGACCGGCCCCGGCGCGGGAGCGGGTCCACCACCCAGCCGCCGCCGACGACCTCGACCGGACTGAAGCTCCGAAGGAGGAAGCGATCACCGCCCCGCGCCACGACCGGTGCCTCGAGCGCCAGCCGCACCACGCCCGGCGTGCCCGGGGTCAGGGCCTGCCGCGCATGGACTCGCGCCATGACCTCTGCCGTTCCCAGGTGCAGCCTGACCCGCGCCCGATGGCCCAGGGGCTGGGGCGCGGTGGGCAGCAGCTGGACGGCGGCCTCGAGCACATCGGTGGCCTGCCAGCCATCCTCCCCTCGCACCAGGACCTCGCCGCGATGAACCTGGCCCCGCTCGATCCCCGCCAGCCCCACCGCCAGCCGCTGCCCCGGCTGGCTGGCCATCAGGGCCGCGCCATGCGCCTCGAGACTCCGGATCCGGCCCTCCAGCCCGGAGGGGAGCAACTTGACCAGGTCGCCCACCTGGAACACGCCCGACCAGGTGGTTCCAGTGACCACGGTCCCGGTGCCCTGGAGGGTGAGCACCCGGTCCACCGGGAGCCGGGCCAGATCCGCGGCCTCGCGCGGTCGCGAGGATTCACGCGCGGTGACGGCGATCCGGGCACGCAGCTCGCCAATGCCGACGGCCGTCCGTGCGGAGACGGCCACCGGCGGGCCGAAACGGACCGGACTCCCGGCGAGCCAGCGCGCCACCTCCTCCCGCACCAGCTCCAGCCACTCCGGCTCCACCAGGTCGGCCTTGGTGACCACCGGGATCCCGCGCGGCACCCCGAGCTGCTCCAGCACCGCGAGGTGCTCACGCGTCTGGGGCATGATCCCCTCGTCGGCGGCGATGACCAGCAGCGCGAGGTCCATCCCGGCCGCGCCGGCTGCCATGGTCCGGATCAGGTCCTCGTGCCCGGGCACATCCACCACACCGAGCACGGCGCCATCGTCCAGCGGCAGCGGGGCGAAGTGCAGGTCGAGGGTGATCCCCCGCCGCCGCTCCTCGGCGAAGGGGTCCATGGCCCGCCCGGTTAGCGCCTCGACCAGGGCCGACTTGCCGTGATCGATATGACCGGCCGTGCCGAGAATCATCGGCCGGCCCAGGCCTGGCTGAGCCAGAACTCGAGCGCGGGCAGCGGGGCGCCTTCCGCCAGGTGGTAGCGGATGTAGCGCGAGACCAGACGGCGATGGGCGGCCGCGTGGCGGGGATCGAGGTCGGGGATCGGGACGCCGGGGTCGAGCAGCGCCGCCAGGGCGTGGCGCGCCTCCTCCGGTAGTTCGGTGACGTCGCCGCTCCGGCCGCAGATCCGGCACAGGGCCCCGCCCTCCCCGGCGCTGAAGAGGAGCGGCCCCTCCGGCTCGAGTGGTCGGCCGTCGCGGACACAGGCCCCGAGCGAGGGCGCGAAGCCCAGGGCCGCCACCTGTCCCCAGAGGGTCCGCACCGCCACGCCGGCAAACCCCTCTGTCCCGGCCTCCTCGAGCTGGGCCAGCGCGGCGGCGAGGGCGTCGAAGGCCTCCGGGTGCGGCTCCGGGGGGGCCACGCGGAGCATCAGCTCCGCCAGCGCGGCGGCGGTGGCGTAGCGTGGCACCTCGCGGGCGAGCCGGACGGGCAAGGTGGCCACGTCAAAGGCCGTCAGGGTGTGGAGGTCGCGGCGTTCCGAGAGGATCAGCTGCGCCTGGCCGCCGCTCAGCGCCTGCAGCGCCGCGCCGAAGCGGCTGCGGGGCCGCATGGCGCCCTTGGCGATGGCGCTCTGCACGCCATGCTCCCGGGTGGCGAGGCGGACGATCTTGGAGGTCTCTCCGTAACGCAGGGTGGAGAGCACGATCGCGGGGGTGGAGATGAGCGGCATCGGGCGCGGCGCGCGGCCGCCGGCCTACGGCGGCGGGATTTCGGTGATGAGCGCTGCCACGGCGCAGGAGCCCGCCGGAACCTCCCGGATCTCGCTCAGGTTGCGGCGCAGGATGTGGACGCTGCCCTCGGTGCTGCCGTCGCAGGGCCCCTGCTCGACGGCGTACACCCGGTCTTCGCTGTCCACCGCCACGGCGCTGTTGCCGGGGATCCCGACGCCGTTGCCCGCCCCGCGCAGCACCTGGCGCGCCACGAGGTCAAAGACCATTACCCCTTCAACGGGGGAGCTGACGTAGAGCCGGTCGGCGCCATCGGTGGCCACGCCCCCGGGGCCGGCGCCGAAGCCTCCGAAGCTGCCGAGTTCGGTCCGGCCCACGGGATCGATCAGGCTCAGGCGGCCCGCGGTGACGCCATCCTCGGGCCCCGTGTTCATCACGTAGAGCACGCCATCCTGCGCCACGGCGGAGGCGCGGGCGTTCCCCGGGCCGGGCATGAGGATGGAGTCGACCCCGGTGGCCAGGTGATTGGTCACCGGATCGACCACCGAGACCCAGCTCGGACCGGCGGGCACCCCGCCGACGAGGTTGCCATTCAGCACAAAGATCTTGCCCCGCGTGAACACCACGCCCTGCGGGCTCAGCCCCACGGCCACGCTCGCGGTGTCGCCGGTGAGGTAATTGACGCGGGTGACCGTCTGCAGGCCGGGGTTCCCCACGTAGGCGATCGAGTCATCAACGATCGCGCTGCCGGTGGCTCCGCTCCCGGCCGCGAGGTGCACCGTCCGGACCACGGTGCGGCCCACGAGGTCCACCACCGCGACCGCATCGCCGGTACCGGTGGGGACGATCGCCCACCCATTGAGCGCGCTGACACCGGAGGGCGCCGCGCCGGCGCCGAGCGGGATGGTCACACCGGCGGTCGGCGCCACGGTGGGAATCAGGGTCAGGGCCGCGGGGGCCTGGTTGACCACCAGCAGCGCCTCCTCCGGCGGGGGCAGCGGCGCGGAGGCCTCGGCGCAGGCCAGTCCGGCCACCAGGAGGAGGAGGGCAAGGCGGGGGCTCATGCCGGGAAAGATGCCACCCTCGGACCGGGGATGCGACCCGCCCGCGGGCCGCCCCCCCGCCCGAGGCCCGGCAGGCTCAGATCCCCACGCGGAGGCCGGCGAAGACCGCGCGGCCGCGCGCCCGGAAGCCCACCACCGTGGAGTAGCGGGCATCGGTCAGGTTCTCGCCCCGGAGCGTGGCCGTGATGCCGGGCCGCCCGGCCGCCTCGCGCAGCAGGTCGATGGTCGCGTCGGCGTCGAGCGTGACCACGCCGCGGAGCCGGGTGCGCACCGACGGGAAGGGCCGGAAATCCACGTCGGCGCGCTCGCCGAGGTAGGTGACGCCCAGCCCGAGGCCCACGCGATCAGCCACGCGGGCGTGACCATCGAGCCGTGCGCTGTGGCGCGGCCGGCGGATGAGTGCCTTGCCATCCACGAAGGCGTCCCCGGCGCCGCTGCTGAACCCGGGGTCATCCACCCGCGTGGCGAGGTGGGTGTAGGAGGCGGTGAGCGCCAGGTCCGGCGTCGGGCGGAAAT
The Gemmatimonadota bacterium DNA segment above includes these coding regions:
- the selB gene encoding selenocysteine-specific translation elongation factor, producing MILGTAGHIDHGKSALVEALTGRAMDPFAEERRRGITLDLHFAPLPLDDGAVLGVVDVPGHEDLIRTMAAGAAGMDLALLVIAADEGIMPQTREHLAVLEQLGVPRGIPVVTKADLVEPEWLELVREEVARWLAGSPVRFGPPVAVSARTAVGIGELRARIAVTARESSRPREAADLARLPVDRVLTLQGTGTVVTGTTWSGVFQVGDLVKLLPSGLEGRIRSLEAHGAALMASQPGQRLAVGLAGIERGQVHRGEVLVRGEDGWQATDVLEAAVQLLPTAPQPLGHRARVRLHLGTAEVMARVHARQALTPGTPGVVRLALEAPVVARGGDRFLLRSFSPVEVVGGGWVVDPLPRRGRSLWDPGTPVHTPAERLRALVVREPGGVRIGDLPIRLGVRPEEVEPLAADAGLLSADGAFVAAGRVEEAATDALRRVTAFHKLHAAESGLPLETLRQAMTGFGAAGVAALDRLLALGRLVSAGGLVRDAEFRATAAGGDAALDRLVRAVEAGGLTPPTIPELEAALGLRGAADALRLAARQGRAVPVERDRYFAPAVLAEFAVTLRTIGAAGPITPPLVRDATGLSRKFLIPLLEWADQQGITRREGEARRLLPPR
- the recO gene encoding DNA repair protein RecO — encoded protein: MPLISTPAIVLSTLRYGETSKIVRLATREHGVQSAIAKGAMRPRSRFGAALQALSGGQAQLILSERRDLHTLTAFDVATLPVRLAREVPRYATAAALAELMLRVAPPEPHPEAFDALAAALAQLEEAGTEGFAGVAVRTLWGQVAALGFAPSLGACVRDGRPLEPEGPLLFSAGEGGALCRICGRSGDVTELPEEARHALAALLDPGVPIPDLDPRHAAAHRRLVSRYIRYHLAEGAPLPALEFWLSQAWAGR